The Deltaproteobacteria bacterium genome has a segment encoding these proteins:
- a CDS encoding YjbQ family protein translates to MVPKSTHYILTFETSSGTDILDITGEVLDRVGESGCRDGVVTLFVPGSTGALTTIEYERGVIDDLRRAIERMASRDLEYEHDRRWSDGNGYSHVRAAMVGPSLSIPLLSGKLTLGTWQQIVLLDFDNRPRQREVILQIMGAGQIPKEP, encoded by the coding sequence ATGGTACCAAAATCTACACATTATATTCTGACCTTCGAGACCTCCTCCGGCACCGATATCCTAGACATAACGGGGGAGGTGCTGGACAGGGTCGGTGAATCGGGTTGTCGAGACGGCGTGGTTACCCTGTTTGTGCCGGGGTCTACCGGTGCGTTGACCACCATCGAGTATGAAAGAGGGGTAATCGACGACTTGAGGCGCGCGATCGAGCGAATGGCGTCTCGGGATCTGGAATACGAGCATGATCGACGATGGTCCGACGGCAACGGGTATTCTCACGTTCGGGCAGCCATGGTGGGACCGTCGTTGTCCATTCCGCTTCTATCCGGTAAGCTGACCCTTGGCACGTGGCAGCAGATTGTGTTGCTCGATTTCGATAATCGACCCCGCCAGAGAGAAGTCATCCTACAAATCATGGGAGCAGGGCAGATCCCAAAGGAACCCTGA
- a CDS encoding alpha/beta fold hydrolase, giving the protein MKEISISFPGSVGMLSAVLHVPEKRESAIVIVSHGLLSSKDSEKFVELGWRLTALDIASLRFDYSGCGESAGDLSDTTISGRLKDLECALDWVRTRRLSGKPRIGLMGSSLGGFLSLLAAARHSDICAVVSWAAPFTIVDRRKKPPVDEVSMLSPAFFEDLKQYDLLSEISGLERVMIVHGERDELVPKAHARSLYEALSEPRRLEIIAGGDHRLSDPTLRRQAYELTEKWFQDHLLD; this is encoded by the coding sequence GTGAAAGAGATTTCAATCTCGTTTCCCGGTAGTGTGGGTATGCTTTCAGCGGTCTTACACGTTCCTGAAAAACGGGAATCAGCCATTGTGATCGTGTCCCACGGTTTACTCAGCTCGAAAGACAGCGAGAAATTTGTGGAGTTGGGATGGAGACTCACAGCTTTGGACATCGCTTCGTTGCGTTTCGATTATTCGGGATGCGGCGAAAGCGCCGGTGATCTGAGTGATACTACGATCAGCGGTCGATTGAAGGACCTGGAATGCGCTCTGGATTGGGTGCGAACCCGCCGGCTTTCGGGGAAGCCTAGGATCGGACTCATGGGCAGCAGTCTGGGCGGTTTCCTGTCCCTTTTGGCGGCGGCGCGCCATTCGGACATTTGTGCAGTGGTTTCCTGGGCCGCTCCTTTTACCATCGTCGATCGACGCAAGAAACCTCCGGTCGATGAGGTCTCGATGCTCTCGCCGGCGTTTTTCGAGGATTTGAAACAGTATGACCTGTTGTCCGAGATCTCGGGATTGGAGCGTGTCATGATCGTGCATGGTGAACGTGACGAACTGGTGCCGAAGGCTCACGCTCGATCGCTCTACGAAGCACTTTCAGAGCCCAGGCGCCTGGAGATTATCGCCGGTGGGGATCATCGTCTGTCCGATCCGACCCTCCGCCGTCAGGCATACGAATTGACGGAAAAGTGGTTTCAGGATCATCTTTTGGACTGA
- a CDS encoding HDIG domain-containing protein, giving the protein MEKRKKRDKISSRMKKILFLRETLVHASTPRWAVLILLCLSIAFLVSHKTLSKVKLYEVGDVAESNIKADVTFLVVDTASTDERRQQARDDVPAVFDYDPVMFKKISTKLHSTFETTRRTLSQESDTDDPTGEIPQEVLDQSLAKWNQDLGLDLDAEAFDILKRGKFSEDVENLILFLIEPVFRQGLIATKRDIYVDRGRGVVVRNIVTKEEEHVPDLEGFLSLRQARQTIESRAADFLRQYKYPSLMLAVRIAQDLLAPNLILNKVEWDRRKDNAAGDFKPVYYKIKKHEMIVREGEKLNQRRIDELAALASKQKEGQAWIRFFGLSLLLGMLVYVASESVGQMMPRIRLNSKDLLFLGIVTFVGFLVVLPAGYVGSFDPDLFIFPLTSTLYSTPLTLGSMLSSVFLGVPVAIMVSVVIAFIAALVIQNSLHFFVYFLVGGFVAAISVQDCRDRSVLLKAGLLVGMSNIFLVVALNMVTDSLFTQAAIYDVSFALLGGVVAGIIVTGLTPLGEMAFGYTTNIKLLELANLDSPILKRLMIVAPGTYHHSLIAGTLVEAAGRAIGANSLLCKVAAYYHDLGKIKKPDYFIENQTGKNRHEKLAPSMSALILISHVKEGVELARKNRLGNAIIDIIQQHHGTNIISYFYQKAKELKGPQDQGSLSEADFRYPGPKPQTKEAGLVLLADVVEAASHTLQNPNPARVQGMVQKIINKAFSDGQLDQCELTLKDLHEVAKSFNQILNGIFHQRIEYPESVEKGAAQTKNKDGSISRQPATSARDRQAEPQVQDQENLKRLGL; this is encoded by the coding sequence ATGGAAAAGCGGAAGAAAAGAGACAAGATATCCTCTAGGATGAAGAAGATTCTGTTTCTTCGGGAAACGCTTGTTCACGCTTCCACCCCCAGGTGGGCCGTTCTGATCTTGCTCTGCCTTTCCATTGCGTTTTTGGTCTCGCACAAGACGCTGTCCAAAGTAAAGCTGTACGAAGTGGGAGACGTCGCGGAAAGCAATATCAAGGCGGACGTGACCTTTCTGGTTGTAGACACGGCGTCCACGGACGAACGGCGACAGCAGGCCAGAGACGACGTGCCGGCTGTGTTCGACTACGATCCCGTGATGTTCAAAAAGATCAGCACCAAGCTGCACTCCACGTTCGAAACTACCCGAAGAACGCTATCCCAGGAGAGCGATACCGACGACCCGACGGGAGAGATTCCGCAAGAGGTTCTCGATCAGAGTCTCGCTAAATGGAACCAGGATTTAGGGCTGGACTTGGACGCCGAAGCGTTCGACATCCTCAAACGGGGAAAGTTTTCAGAAGACGTTGAGAACCTCATCCTTTTCCTGATCGAACCCGTGTTCCGCCAGGGCCTGATCGCCACCAAGCGAGACATCTACGTGGACAGAGGACGCGGCGTCGTCGTCCGCAACATTGTGACGAAGGAAGAAGAACATGTACCTGATCTGGAAGGTTTTCTATCGTTACGCCAGGCGCGACAGACCATCGAGAGTCGCGCCGCCGATTTTTTGCGTCAGTACAAGTATCCTTCTTTGATGCTTGCTGTTCGCATCGCTCAGGACCTGTTAGCCCCGAACCTGATACTGAACAAGGTGGAATGGGACCGCAGAAAAGACAATGCCGCCGGAGATTTCAAGCCCGTATACTACAAGATCAAGAAGCATGAGATGATCGTCCGTGAAGGAGAGAAGCTCAACCAAAGACGAATTGATGAACTTGCCGCGTTGGCCTCGAAGCAAAAGGAAGGTCAGGCCTGGATACGGTTCTTCGGCCTGTCCCTGTTGCTGGGCATGCTTGTGTATGTGGCCAGTGAGTCCGTCGGACAGATGATGCCGAGGATTCGATTGAACAGCAAGGATCTGCTTTTTCTTGGCATTGTGACTTTCGTGGGTTTTCTTGTCGTGCTTCCTGCCGGTTACGTAGGTAGTTTTGACCCCGACCTGTTCATTTTCCCTTTGACTTCGACTCTTTACAGTACTCCACTCACTCTCGGTTCCATGTTGTCGAGCGTTTTCCTTGGCGTTCCCGTGGCCATCATGGTCTCAGTGGTCATTGCTTTTATCGCTGCGCTCGTTATTCAAAACAGCCTTCACTTTTTCGTCTATTTTCTGGTCGGCGGCTTCGTAGCCGCCATATCCGTTCAGGATTGCCGCGATCGGAGCGTGCTCCTCAAAGCCGGACTGCTGGTGGGGATGTCCAATATCTTCCTGGTTGTGGCTCTCAACATGGTCACGGACAGCCTGTTCACTCAGGCGGCGATTTACGATGTCTCGTTCGCCTTGCTCGGGGGCGTCGTGGCGGGAATTATTGTGACGGGTTTAACTCCCCTCGGGGAAATGGCGTTCGGATACACCACGAACATCAAACTTCTGGAATTGGCCAATCTCGACTCGCCCATTTTGAAACGGCTCATGATCGTGGCGCCGGGTACCTACCATCACAGCTTGATCGCCGGCACGCTGGTGGAAGCGGCGGGCAGGGCTATCGGCGCCAATTCGCTCCTATGTAAGGTAGCTGCCTACTACCACGATCTGGGCAAGATCAAGAAACCGGACTATTTTATAGAGAACCAAACCGGCAAGAACAGACACGAAAAGTTGGCCCCTTCGATGAGCGCGCTTATTTTGATTTCCCATGTGAAGGAAGGCGTGGAGTTGGCCAGGAAGAATCGATTGGGCAATGCAATTATAGACATCATCCAACAGCACCACGGCACGAACATCATTTCCTATTTCTACCAGAAAGCCAAAGAGTTGAAAGGACCCCAGGATCAGGGAAGTCTGAGTGAAGCGGATTTCAGGTACCCAGGCCCAAAGCCGCAGACCAAAGAGGCGGGGCTCGTCCTGCTGGCCGACGTGGTGGAAGCTGCATCCCACACGCTTCAAAACCCGAATCCGGCCCGCGTTCAGGGCATGGTGCAAAAAATCATCAACAAGGCGTTTTCGGACGGCCAGCTGGATCAGTGCGAATTGACCCTGAAAGATCTCCACGAGGTGGCTAAGAGTTTTAATCAGATCCTAAACGGTATCTTTCATCAACGAATCGAATACCCGGAATCTGTGGAAAAGGGTGCAGCGCAAACAAAAAACAAAGACGGTAGTATCTCTAGACAACCGGCAACGTCTGCTAGGGATCGACAAGCCGAGCCTCAAGTCCAGGATCAAGAAAATCTTAAGCGCCTTGGTCTCTGA
- the ybeY gene encoding rRNA maturation RNase YbeY: MDKPSLKSRIKKILSALVSDPVELSVLLVDDRTIAELNSQYLNRRRPTNVLSFPMREGPFSEDQPEILGDVVISVETASREAEDSGITVGERLDFLLIHGILHLFGYDHEEDESEARIMEEKTEELMTLLRSEAPLPSS; the protein is encoded by the coding sequence ATCGACAAGCCGAGCCTCAAGTCCAGGATCAAGAAAATCTTAAGCGCCTTGGTCTCTGATCCGGTGGAACTGAGTGTTCTGCTGGTAGACGATCGGACGATTGCCGAACTCAACTCGCAATATCTGAATCGCCGGCGCCCTACCAATGTGCTTTCCTTTCCAATGCGTGAAGGTCCCTTTTCGGAAGATCAGCCCGAGATTCTGGGAGACGTGGTGATTTCCGTCGAGACGGCGAGCCGCGAGGCTGAAGACTCTGGGATCACGGTCGGGGAGAGGCTCGACTTTCTGCTGATCCACGGAATCCTCCATTTATTTGGATACGATCATGAGGAAGACGAGTCCGAGGCGAGAATTATGGAGGAGAAAACCGAGGAACTGATGACGCTCCTCCGGTCCGAAGCGCCGTTGCCATCCAGCTGA
- a CDS encoding radical SAM protein yields the protein MASLTPFIIPIFTPHLGCPHRCVFCNQHAITGTRLEIHRIPGIIETALSSPKRKNRPVEIAFYGGNFASLPDDVQADLLSPCMKYIESKVVRTIRISSRPDSFDRRVVQRLKDLGVGAIEIGAQSLDDSVLKLSKRGHTSRQIQEAAGLLHSAGLHVGIQIMLGLPGDTRQKALDTAQKVVELGPQIARIYPTVVLRDSELAHQYLMGRYHPLSLEEAVGLCSEILNILERGGVRVIRMGLQDSESLTGSNGLFAGPHHPAFGQLVRAASWLHRAQSAIQACSCPGDGGCFRVHPSQVSNLKGQRSSNLRALEKNWGLRKLSVVGDPSLDITECCFEPD from the coding sequence GTGGCGTCCCTAACTCCTTTCATTATACCCATTTTTACACCCCATTTAGGGTGCCCGCACAGATGCGTATTCTGCAACCAGCACGCCATTACGGGAACACGGTTGGAGATCCATCGAATTCCCGGAATCATCGAGACGGCTCTCTCTTCCCCTAAACGGAAGAACCGACCGGTTGAGATCGCGTTCTACGGAGGCAATTTCGCTTCCTTGCCCGACGACGTCCAGGCGGATCTCCTCTCGCCCTGCATGAAGTACATAGAGTCCAAAGTGGTCCGGACCATCCGCATTTCCTCTAGACCGGACTCGTTCGACAGGCGCGTCGTGCAGCGCCTCAAAGACCTGGGGGTCGGCGCCATAGAGATCGGAGCCCAAAGCCTCGACGACAGTGTGTTGAAACTCAGTAAAAGAGGACATACATCTCGTCAGATTCAAGAAGCGGCTGGATTATTGCACTCGGCCGGCCTGCACGTCGGTATTCAAATCATGCTCGGGCTTCCGGGTGACACCCGACAGAAAGCCTTGGACACGGCGCAGAAGGTGGTGGAACTCGGTCCGCAGATAGCCCGTATCTACCCGACGGTAGTTCTGCGAGACAGCGAATTGGCTCATCAATACCTCATGGGCAGATACCATCCTTTGTCTCTGGAGGAAGCAGTTGGACTCTGTAGCGAAATATTGAATATACTGGAACGAGGTGGCGTCCGGGTTATCCGAATGGGACTTCAGGACAGCGAGTCTCTCACCGGAAGTAACGGCCTTTTTGCTGGGCCCCACCACCCGGCTTTCGGACAACTGGTCCGGGCCGCTTCATGGCTGCACCGGGCCCAATCTGCGATTCAGGCCTGCTCCTGTCCGGGCGACGGGGGATGTTTCCGCGTACACCCTTCCCAGGTGAGCAACCTGAAGGGACAGAGAAGTAGTAACTTGCGAGCACTAGAAAAGAACTGGGGCCTCCGAAAACTTAGTGTTGTCGGAGATCCCTCACTGGACATAACGGAATGCTGTTTTGAACCGGACTGA
- a CDS encoding CvpA family protein encodes MSFNLLDLIIVLVLLILTARGFQQGVMRNMFSTVGLIGGFIAASHFFSDLEAMLRDFVSLSFLDFLSFGLIFLVVYMGVALIGLSFRKALSSASLGIGDRLLGASLGLAKGALVVSFGLIVLTSFPTDSAFVNESVLARRGQPFYQQVARLVPEKLQNELNRKWTETKDSYERKLEELRAPKKSSE; translated from the coding sequence ATGTCGTTCAATCTCCTCGACCTAATCATAGTTCTCGTTTTGCTTATTCTGACCGCCCGCGGTTTTCAACAGGGAGTCATGCGTAACATGTTTTCAACCGTGGGCTTGATTGGGGGCTTTATCGCGGCATCACACTTCTTTTCCGATTTAGAGGCGATGTTGAGGGATTTCGTTTCTCTGAGTTTCCTCGACTTTCTCTCGTTCGGACTGATTTTCCTGGTCGTCTATATGGGGGTGGCCCTGATTGGTCTCTCGTTCAGAAAGGCATTGTCCTCGGCGTCTCTTGGGATCGGGGACCGATTGTTGGGAGCTTCTCTGGGGCTGGCGAAAGGCGCCCTCGTGGTTTCGTTTGGCTTGATCGTGCTGACGTCGTTCCCAACGGATTCCGCTTTCGTCAACGAATCCGTTCTTGCTCGAAGAGGTCAGCCTTTTTATCAGCAAGTTGCCAGACTGGTGCCGGAGAAGCTTCAGAACGAATTGAATCGTAAATGGACAGAGACCAAGGATTCCTACGAACGCAAGTTGGAGGAGTTGCGGGCTCCGAAAAAGAGCAGCGAGTAG
- the mazG gene encoding nucleoside triphosphate pyrophosphohydrolase, with translation METTTTEKAFSRLIELIRTLRGEDGCPWDRVQTPASVVPYLLEEAFEVADAFERGDSEQSASELGDLFFQLIFLIEMEKEKGHFDYTTVLESITEKMIRRHPHVFGDEKISSVSEVAQNWHRIKQEEHKGRESDQLDSIPGNMPALMYAQRVGERASKAGFDWNDAQGVLDKAEEEWRELRESIGSNGMDHPSVREELGDLLFTLVNVCRFMKAPAELLLRYAVIKFLRRFKAVLQDIESSGKAARDVSPAELDQVWNAIKGAEKPGEERLQELQAQVERSVGYRFGRPELLRQALCHDSYANEHPQEFDQSNERLEFLGDSVLSLLISTKLFHRFPDAQEGDLSKMRAFLVNSQSLATASRSLGLDHFLLLGKGEESTGGRQKDSILADTMEAVLGAIYLDGGLAATEGIVERTIGEQIRSGELVTKTSDHKSRLQEISYALFKIHPQYELIGEEGPDHDKTFSVQALLDGKKLAEGKGRTKKDAAQQAAQTALKRIEAGWRP, from the coding sequence ATGGAAACAACGACTACAGAAAAGGCCTTCTCTCGTCTGATCGAATTGATACGCACGCTTCGTGGCGAAGACGGTTGTCCATGGGACCGCGTACAGACTCCCGCGTCCGTGGTCCCATATCTTCTGGAAGAGGCATTCGAGGTGGCCGATGCCTTCGAACGAGGTGACTCGGAGCAGTCCGCCTCTGAGTTGGGCGATCTTTTCTTCCAACTTATCTTCCTAATCGAAATGGAAAAGGAAAAGGGACATTTCGATTACACCACGGTCCTCGAATCCATTACAGAAAAGATGATCCGGAGACATCCTCACGTTTTCGGGGACGAGAAGATCTCGAGCGTTTCGGAAGTGGCGCAAAATTGGCATCGCATCAAACAGGAGGAACATAAAGGTAGAGAGTCCGACCAGCTGGACTCCATTCCCGGAAACATGCCGGCCCTCATGTACGCTCAACGCGTGGGAGAGCGTGCTTCCAAAGCAGGGTTTGACTGGAATGATGCGCAAGGCGTCCTGGACAAAGCCGAAGAGGAATGGCGCGAGCTCAGGGAATCCATCGGGTCCAATGGCATGGACCACCCTTCGGTTCGAGAGGAATTAGGCGATCTGCTGTTCACGCTTGTGAATGTCTGCCGGTTCATGAAAGCCCCGGCGGAGCTTCTGCTCCGGTATGCGGTGATCAAGTTCCTCCGTCGGTTTAAAGCAGTCCTGCAAGATATCGAGTCTTCCGGCAAGGCCGCAAGGGATGTGTCGCCGGCCGAACTCGATCAAGTATGGAATGCAATCAAGGGCGCCGAAAAGCCCGGGGAAGAAAGGCTCCAGGAGTTGCAGGCGCAGGTCGAGCGGTCGGTGGGATATCGCTTCGGACGCCCGGAATTGTTGAGACAGGCCCTCTGTCATGACTCGTACGCCAACGAGCACCCGCAAGAATTCGATCAGAGTAACGAACGACTTGAATTCTTGGGGGATTCCGTATTGTCGCTTCTGATTTCAACCAAACTCTTCCACAGGTTCCCGGACGCGCAAGAGGGTGACTTGTCGAAAATGCGCGCCTTTTTGGTCAACTCCCAGTCATTGGCTACCGCAAGCAGGTCCCTTGGATTGGACCATTTCTTGTTGCTCGGAAAAGGTGAAGAAAGCACGGGAGGACGTCAAAAGGATTCGATTCTCGCCGACACCATGGAAGCCGTATTGGGTGCAATCTATTTGGACGGCGGACTGGCGGCGACCGAAGGGATCGTGGAAAGGACCATAGGAGAACAGATTCGCTCAGGGGAACTGGTTACCAAGACGTCCGACCACAAAAGTCGGCTTCAGGAAATCTCCTATGCTCTCTTTAAGATCCACCCTCAGTATGAGCTCATTGGTGAAGAAGGTCCTGATCACGACAAAACCTTCTCGGTCCAGGCACTACTCGACGGCAAAAAACTGGCGGAAGGAAAAGGCCGTACAAAAAAGGACGCGGCTCAACAGGCCGCTCAAACAGCCTTGAAAAGGATTGAAGCGGGGTGGCGTCCCTAA
- a CDS encoding PhoH family protein, which produces MERLLLKDNNYARVLFGEYNANLKLLERKLGVKIDARGNELIITGGADDVAVANASLIEMYHLIEDGYSLHPNDVELAVRVLRSDKKTSLKEIFQERIPVPSKKRVIIPKTWNQKQYIDAVRRADLVFGIGPAGTGKTYLAMAMAVSALSRGDVNRIVLARPAVEAGEKLGFLPGDLYEKVDPYLRPLYDALHDMMDFDRASRSIQKGTIEVAPLAYMRGRTLNDSFVVLDEAQNSTTEQMKMFLTRLGFGSKAVVTGDITQIDLPSGVTSGLVEARDILSNIKGIEVVYFTREDVIRHPLVQEIIEAYEKLDQRRSERKRNGKAEEKRQDIL; this is translated from the coding sequence ATGGAAAGGCTTTTACTCAAGGATAACAATTACGCCCGGGTTCTGTTCGGCGAATACAACGCCAATCTCAAGCTATTGGAGCGCAAGCTAGGGGTCAAGATAGACGCCAGGGGGAATGAACTGATCATAACCGGCGGCGCCGATGATGTCGCCGTTGCCAACGCATCCCTCATCGAGATGTACCACCTGATCGAGGATGGATACTCTCTGCACCCGAACGACGTTGAACTCGCCGTTCGGGTTTTACGAAGCGACAAAAAGACCAGCTTGAAAGAAATCTTTCAAGAGCGGATCCCTGTTCCTTCCAAGAAGCGGGTCATAATTCCGAAGACCTGGAATCAAAAACAGTACATCGATGCAGTTCGAAGGGCCGATCTCGTATTCGGAATCGGTCCCGCGGGGACGGGGAAGACCTATCTGGCCATGGCCATGGCGGTTTCAGCACTTTCCAGAGGGGACGTAAACCGCATCGTGCTGGCCCGGCCTGCCGTGGAAGCAGGCGAAAAATTGGGATTCCTTCCCGGCGATTTATATGAAAAAGTGGACCCTTATCTGAGACCTCTGTATGACGCACTCCACGATATGATGGATTTTGATCGGGCCTCGAGATCGATTCAGAAAGGCACCATCGAAGTGGCCCCTCTAGCGTACATGCGAGGTCGAACTTTGAATGACTCTTTTGTAGTGTTGGACGAAGCGCAAAACAGCACGACTGAACAGATGAAGATGTTTCTCACCCGCCTCGGTTTTGGGTCGAAAGCCGTGGTCACGGGTGATATAACGCAAATTGATTTGCCTTCAGGCGTCACATCAGGATTGGTCGAGGCCAGAGATATTCTTTCAAATATCAAAGGCATTGAAGTTGTGTACTTCACCAGGGAGGACGTGATCCGCCACCCTTTGGTACAGGAAATCATCGAAGCATATGAAAAACTGGATCAGAGGCGATCGGAGCGCAAACGGAATGGAAAAGCGGAAGAAAAGAGACAAGATATCCTCTAG
- a CDS encoding IMP cyclohydrolase gives MSKVERALISVTDKTGIVEFARKLGELGVEILSTGGTARALKEGGVTVKEVSEYTGFPEMLDGRVKTLHPKIHGGILYIRENREHLRQVKEYGIAPIDLLVVNLYAFEKTVAREGCTLDEAIENIDIGGPTLLRSSAKNFKYVTVVVDPADYGRVLKELGERSGSTTLATRFYLARKVFKLTNRYDAAISRYLEGQTVEGTEV, from the coding sequence GTGTCTAAAGTTGAGCGCGCTTTGATCAGCGTGACGGATAAGACGGGAATTGTCGAGTTCGCCCGGAAACTGGGAGAACTCGGAGTGGAGATATTATCCACCGGTGGCACGGCTCGGGCTTTGAAAGAGGGGGGTGTGACCGTCAAAGAGGTTTCCGAATACACCGGATTTCCCGAGATGCTCGATGGTCGGGTGAAAACGCTCCACCCCAAAATCCATGGAGGCATTCTCTACATACGCGAAAACCGAGAGCATTTGAGGCAAGTGAAGGAGTACGGCATAGCCCCCATCGACCTGCTTGTGGTGAACCTTTATGCTTTCGAAAAGACGGTGGCGAGGGAAGGCTGCACTCTGGACGAGGCCATAGAAAACATCGACATAGGGGGGCCGACGCTACTGCGATCGTCCGCCAAGAACTTCAAATACGTCACGGTCGTGGTGGATCCCGCGGACTACGGGCGAGTCCTGAAGGAGTTGGGAGAGCGGAGTGGTTCGACCACGTTGGCCACACGCTTCTATCTGGCTCGAAAGGTGTTCAAGTTGACGAACCGGTACGACGCCGCCATTTCCCGATATCTGGAAGGGCAGACCGTGGAGGGGACAGAAGTATGA
- the era gene encoding GTPase Era — translation MNRTEIYKSGFVALIGTPNAGKSTLLNRILGQKISITSSKPQTTRNRILGVRHYDGGQMVFLDTPGIHRAQSKLNQRMVSTATSTLSEVDAILWVLDASTSAYRDSEELIASLLLDSSAPVVLCANKADLVSEETLQEAIERVKSGQRFQRILTVSALRGTGIDELLGEIERLLPEGPPYFPPDMVTDLPERFLAAEIIREKVIRLCSQEIPHAVAVTVDSFKENEAKKMVVIQATIHVERDSQKGILIGKEGKMLKRIGSSSRQDLEVLLGVHVYLELWVRVQRDWRKKDRAIEDFGY, via the coding sequence TTGAACCGGACTGAGATCTACAAATCGGGATTTGTCGCTTTGATCGGAACGCCCAACGCGGGCAAGTCGACCTTACTGAACCGGATTTTGGGGCAGAAGATATCCATTACTTCCTCGAAACCTCAGACCACGAGAAATCGCATACTGGGTGTAAGGCATTACGATGGAGGTCAAATGGTCTTCTTGGATACTCCCGGTATCCACCGCGCCCAATCGAAACTGAACCAGCGGATGGTATCGACGGCGACGTCCACCCTCTCCGAAGTCGACGCCATACTCTGGGTGCTCGACGCCTCCACGTCTGCCTACAGGGATTCGGAGGAGCTGATTGCAAGCCTTTTACTCGACTCATCGGCGCCGGTAGTCCTGTGCGCAAACAAGGCGGACCTCGTATCGGAAGAGACTCTCCAGGAGGCCATCGAGCGAGTGAAATCCGGACAGCGCTTTCAACGAATCCTGACGGTTTCCGCCCTTCGTGGAACAGGCATAGATGAATTGCTGGGCGAAATCGAGCGCCTGCTTCCCGAAGGCCCTCCCTATTTCCCACCGGACATGGTGACCGACCTTCCGGAACGTTTTCTGGCGGCCGAAATTATTCGGGAGAAAGTCATCAGGCTGTGCTCTCAGGAAATACCCCACGCCGTGGCGGTCACCGTAGATTCATTCAAGGAAAACGAAGCCAAAAAGATGGTTGTGATCCAGGCCACCATTCATGTGGAACGCGACTCTCAAAAGGGAATTCTGATAGGCAAGGAAGGCAAAATGCTCAAACGCATCGGTTCGTCTTCCAGGCAGGATCTCGAAGTTTTGCTGGGAGTGCACGTCTATTTGGAGCTGTGGGTTCGCGTTCAGCGTGACTGGAGAAAGAAGGACCGGGCAATTGAGGATTTCGGCTATTAG